A stretch of Candidatus Desulfatibia profunda DNA encodes these proteins:
- a CDS encoding GIY-YIG nuclease family protein: protein MVTLYVLKGETGNRYVGITNDLSRRIKEHRSQRSKGGQLLEDFSLLYTEIFDDYVTARA from the coding sequence ATGGTTACTTTATATGTATTGAAGGGGGAAACCGGCAACCGCTATGTCGGTATTACCAACGATCTTTCTCGTCGTATTAAAGAGCACCGTTCTCAACGTTCCAAGGGAGGCCAACTGCTTGAGGATTTTTCTCTGCTATACACCGAAATATTCGATGATTATGTGACAGCGCGGGCTTAA
- a CDS encoding type II toxin-antitoxin system PrlF family antitoxin, whose translation MQTATSKLTRKYQATVPEVVRKKLKLNAGDVIAFEIENETIKLRKARPVDIEFSSALVPTLSEWESQNDEEAYNDL comes from the coding sequence ATGCAAACAGCTACAAGCAAACTCACAAGGAAATATCAAGCAACTGTACCTGAAGTTGTAAGAAAAAAACTGAAGCTCAATGCTGGTGATGTAATCGCTTTCGAGATTGAAAATGAAACAATCAAACTAAGAAAAGCAAGACCAGTTGATATTGAATTTAGTTCAGCCCTTGTTCCCACACTAAGTGAATGGGAATCACAGAATGATGAGGAAGCATACAATGATTTATGA
- a CDS encoding type II toxin-antitoxin system PemK/MazF family toxin, protein MIYEPFDVVVVPFPFTDSSKAKRRPALVLSQATDFGNIIEHTILAMITSQKNESWPLDVVIRNKKSSGLAAPSVVRMKLFTLDNRFILRKIGQLSKADQTQVKQSLLKIFDYLN, encoded by the coding sequence ATGATTTATGAACCATTTGATGTCGTTGTTGTACCATTCCCGTTTACAGATTCTTCCAAAGCAAAAAGAAGGCCTGCCCTCGTATTATCTCAAGCAACAGATTTTGGAAATATTATAGAACATACTATATTGGCAATGATAACGAGTCAAAAGAACGAATCTTGGCCATTAGATGTTGTTATCAGAAACAAAAAATCATCTGGTTTGGCTGCACCATCTGTTGTAAGAATGAAATTGTTCACGCTTGATAATAGGTTTATTCTCAGAAAAATAGGTCAGTTATCAAAAGCTGACCAGACCCAAGTCAAACAAAGCCTCTTAAAGATATTCGATTATCTCAATTGA
- a CDS encoding Ni/Fe hydrogenase subunit alpha, protein MKKIYLNVDVHHLSRIEGHGNIKIEVQNGKIKEARWDVVETPRFFEVMLKDKHYTSAGVLAARICGICSISHCLASLLATEGAFNVTVPEDASKIRLIAKHGEMLQSHVLHLLFLVMPDFFEEASVIPLVEKTPEVITIARRLKSFGNRICDAIAGRTTHPVALQVGGVTAVPSKKELIGFKNELEQIINDLHKVADLFATFKMPDFVRETEFVSLKGEKEYPVMGGRIMSSDGIDRSNKEYQTVTNEYVDKNNTSKWTKLSRQSYAVGALARFNNNYNLLHPEAVKVAKMFGLEPVCHNPFMNNVAQIVESFHSAYEILRLINEVMDSSLKDTMANVKPAAGEGVGIVEAPRGILFHHYKYDSSGRIEKANCVVPTTQNNANIHYDIKSFVEQFAVKGMTDEKLELLSSMLVRSYDPCLSCAVH, encoded by the coding sequence ATGAAAAAAATATACTTAAATGTTGATGTCCATCATCTGTCAAGAATTGAAGGACACGGCAATATCAAAATCGAGGTTCAAAACGGGAAAATCAAGGAAGCCAGATGGGATGTCGTTGAAACTCCCAGATTTTTTGAAGTCATGCTGAAAGACAAACATTATACGTCTGCAGGAGTTCTTGCCGCCAGAATCTGCGGTATCTGTTCCATCAGCCACTGTCTGGCCAGCCTTCTGGCCACTGAAGGCGCTTTTAATGTGACGGTTCCCGAAGACGCGAGCAAAATCCGTCTGATCGCCAAACATGGCGAAATGCTTCAGAGTCATGTATTGCACCTGCTTTTCCTGGTGATGCCGGATTTCTTTGAAGAAGCCAGTGTCATTCCCTTAGTCGAAAAGACGCCGGAAGTCATCACGATCGCCCGCAGGTTAAAAAGCTTCGGCAACCGGATTTGCGATGCCATTGCCGGCAGAACAACCCATCCTGTAGCGCTTCAGGTAGGCGGCGTCACGGCAGTCCCTTCTAAAAAAGAACTGATCGGTTTTAAAAACGAACTTGAGCAGATCATCAACGACCTGCATAAAGTCGCCGATCTGTTTGCCACATTTAAAATGCCGGACTTTGTCCGTGAGACAGAATTCGTTTCTTTAAAAGGAGAAAAAGAATACCCGGTCATGGGCGGCAGGATTATGTCCAGCGACGGGATCGATCGCTCGAATAAAGAATATCAGACCGTGACCAATGAGTACGTGGACAAGAACAACACCTCCAAATGGACAAAACTGTCCAGGCAGTCCTATGCCGTCGGCGCGCTGGCCCGGTTCAATAACAACTATAACCTGCTGCACCCGGAAGCCGTTAAAGTGGCCAAAATGTTCGGGCTCGAACCGGTCTGTCATAACCCATTTATGAACAATGTGGCGCAGATTGTGGAATCTTTTCATTCAGCCTATGAAATCCTGCGCTTAATCAATGAGGTCATGGACAGCAGCCTGAAGGATACGATGGCGAATGTTAAACCGGCAGCCGGTGAAGGCGTCGGTATTGTCGAGGCTCCCCGCGGCATTCTGTTCCACCATTACAAATACGACAGCAGCGGACGGATTGAAAAGGCGAATTGCGTTGTCCCGACCACTCAGAACAATGCCAACATCCATTATGATATCAAGAGTTTTGTGGAGCAATTTGCCGTGAAAGGAATGACGGACGAAAAACTTGAACTGCTGAGCTCGATGCTGGTGCGTTCCTATGATCCGTGTCTGTCATGCGCGGTGCATTAA
- a CDS encoding NADH:ubiquinone oxidoreductase has translation MEYLGIKPNKPKVAVFDFTGCEGCELQLVNKEDTLIDFLKAIDLRGFRKASTAINDDYDIALIEGAISRDDEIKRLEKIRSRAKVLVAMGSCACFGGVNKMKNDFDLQKANKEVYGDNPKETAKVKAIKDVVKVDLEIPGCPISKDEVESIIKHLVWGMPFSYPVYPVCLECKQRFTTCMFEKGQLCLGPITKAGCKAPCPAGGLGCWGCRGPARDPNYESFLAIVEERGFTPAEVNERLNFFGGFQEINAR, from the coding sequence ATGGAATATCTGGGAATAAAGCCAAACAAACCAAAGGTAGCTGTTTTTGATTTTACGGGCTGCGAAGGCTGTGAACTCCAATTGGTCAACAAAGAAGACACGCTGATTGATTTCTTGAAGGCTATCGATTTGAGAGGATTTCGCAAGGCATCCACCGCCATAAATGACGATTACGACATCGCCCTGATTGAAGGGGCGATCTCAAGGGATGATGAAATAAAGCGTCTGGAAAAAATCCGGTCACGCGCCAAGGTGCTGGTTGCCATGGGAAGCTGCGCGTGCTTCGGGGGCGTCAACAAAATGAAAAATGACTTTGACCTCCAAAAAGCAAATAAGGAAGTTTATGGCGACAATCCGAAGGAAACCGCAAAGGTCAAAGCCATAAAGGATGTGGTGAAGGTAGACCTTGAAATTCCAGGATGCCCGATTTCAAAAGATGAGGTCGAATCGATTATCAAGCATCTGGTGTGGGGAATGCCTTTTTCCTACCCGGTTTATCCGGTATGCCTGGAGTGTAAGCAGAGATTTACAACCTGCATGTTTGAAAAAGGCCAGTTGTGTCTTGGACCGATTACCAAAGCGGGATGCAAGGCCCCATGTCCTGCCGGCGGTCTGGGATGCTGGGGATGCAGGGGGCCGGCCCGCGATCCGAATTACGAATCATTCTTAGCGATTGTTGAAGAAAGGGGTTTTACCCCTGCTGAGGTTAATGAACGCCTGAACTTTTTCGGCGGATTCCAGGAGATAAACGCGCGATGA